Below is a window of Edaphobacter dinghuensis DNA.
GCGAAAGCATCTTGATGGACCCGAAAGGCGATGACCTGATCGTCTTCCACGCCTACGATGCCAAGACCGGCAAGCCCTCGATGCAGCTTTCGACCATCGATTGGACCGGCGACTGGCCGCATGCGCAACTAGGTCAGTAGCGCCTATTCCTTTGCGCTGGCGGCCTGATAGCTTTCAACACTAAGCCGCACGCCCTCAGCGTACGGAGTCTTATGCACGTCTCCTAATAGCCCGATCAGCGCGCTATCATCCATCAATACCGGCGTCGTCTGCAGATAGTGCATCTCCACCAGCTCCTTCATGATGGGTTGAAACAACCCGATCAACCGCAGTCCCAGCTTCCCTATTACGCGAATCTTCGGCTTGCGTCCCACCAGAGCGAACGCCTGCTCCGCCATCTTTCGTTGCGTGGTCACACCTGCTCCAGCAAGATTCCACCATCGCCCATAGGCCTCCGGCTTGTCTGCCAGCGCCAGCACGACTGCTCCCACATCGGGCACGAACACGAACTCATGCGGAGTGTCGATTGGCCCCACCATGTCTGCTGTCTTTCCGTTTGCCACGGCTTTGAACATGCCATCGAGAAAGCTGCTCTCTACACCCGGCCCGTAAAAGTCCGGCAGCCGCAGCACGGTGGCTTGTATCTTTCCCGAAGCATGAGCCGCCAGCAGCAGGTCTTCCTGCTCTTTGCGCATCTTGCCTTTGTAAGTTGGCGGATTTCTGGGATGTTCCTCGTTCACCTTCTCCGTTACCGGCACACCATACGGATACACTGTGCCGATCAGCACGATACGCTTTACACCCTCTGCAATTGCGCCGTCCAGCGTCTGCCGCATCGTCACGGGATGCAGCTCAAAGTGGTTATACGGCACTCCCACCAGATAGATCAGCGTATCCATGCCTCGCGCTGCCGCTCGCACGGAAGCCGCATCTGCCGGGTCCCAGGTTACGATCTCCGCTTTCGGATCGGAGCCAAACGCCTCGACCAGCCGCTCACGGCTGCGGCCAACGACACGGTACGATTCGCCCTTTGCACGAAGCGCATCGGCGATGCTCTTCCCGATAGCGCCTGCCGCTCCAAACAAAGCAATCTTTCCCATCAGCTCTCCTCGTTCCTGATCATCGATGGTTTTCAACGAAAGCCTAATGCGGAACCTACTGGATCGATCCACCTGCGAAGATCAGCTGCGCCTCGGAGGCGATTACCCGATACAAAACGAACTGCCGCGAACTCTGTGCCTTCAGCTCGAACAACAGGCTCGCCCTGTTGCTGGCATCGGCATCGACGACATCGACAAACTCCATCTCGGGGGTGCGGTCCAGATGCGCGGCATCGGTTACCGTCTGCAACGCGGGCTTCAACTCGCCCAGATCGTCGGCCTGCGCCACCACGGTTACATATCGCAGCGCCGCTCCTGTACCCGCTGTATGCGCCATGAAGATATATGTCGCTGCCCCGCCGTAGCTCAACGTGTAGCCCTTCAACTGCTCGTCGAGCAAAGTCACCACAGGCGTTGCAGCAGCTGCTGTAGCAGCCTTGTGACGAACCTTGCCATGCACCGGCGTCTTCTTCGGTGTAGCCGCCGGAACAGCAGCAGGCGCAGGCGTTCCGCCATACTGCGCCAGCTTCGCCTGCGCCATCGCCTCCATCTTGGCGAGCACCGCTGCCCGTTCTGCGCCGTCCGCCCACGGCCGCGAAAAATCATGCGGATCGCGGTCCACCGCATCCGACACCGCAACCATCTGGTGCAGGTTCGCCGGCATCCCCACCAGCTTGGGCAGCTCAGTCTCGGTCAGCGAGCCCGCAGGCCGCCCATAGTGCAGGTTGGGGCGATCCGGATCGTTATTCAATGACTCGACCGCACCCGTCCCCGAGCTCTCCGCCTCGTCCCTGGCCTTCTTCGCTTCGGCTGGCGTGCGCCGCTTCAGGGTTGGGCGATCCGGATCGTCCTCAGGATTGTTCTCGCTGGCGCTCGTTGTACTTGTTGTTGTAGCAGTAGTCGTAGTTGCACTGCTGTCGGCATCGGGCTTGCGCCGTATCATCGTTGGTCGGTCGGAGTCGTCTGCAGTCGAACTACCGGAGTCTTCCTTTGTGCTTGCACTGCTGTCTTTCGTGCCGCTATCTTTTGTTCCGCTGGACGGAGCAGCCGATCCGTCCGCTTTGCCAAAGTGCGGCCGTGAATCGTCCTTCGAGCTGACGATCACGGGCAGCGTCTTCGAGGCGCGCAACGCCGGAGCTTTCTTTATCGGAGCCAGCGGCTTAAAGCTTCCATATCCGAACCAGCCACCGCCGTCCCCATCCGCCGTCTGTAGCTTTCTTGCAAACTCGAGGTCTATCTGGCCATCGCTGATTCCGGCCTTTTCCAGCTCGTACACGTTGCCGGTCTCGAGCGCGAATGGCACCGGCTGCGACATGTACACCGAGGCATCCTGCAGGCTTCCATTGATGAAGAGCGATACTGGGATCAGCCGACTGGCCGTAGGTTTGGCCATGTCTCCCGTCCACTCATAGACCCCCACTGCCCGCACCACCTGCTGCGGCTTGGCGACCTTGTGCATCTGCCCCCACGCAGATGGGGCCGCCGCAATCACGCTGCTCAACATCGCGCCAAGCCACCGACTCTTCATAACCTTCATTCGCCTCGTTAGACGTTCACCCATAACTCAAAGTCCCCCACTAGCACCCAGCCCCAGTCAAAAAAGCCCGTCTTCCAACCCATCAGCTCCACACAAAAAACGTGGGATGGACACATTTAACCACGTCAATCTAGCTACCATACAATCAATGTCCTCCGCGCCACTGCTCGACGTTCGCAACCTCAGCATCGCCTTTGGCAAACACACTGCCGTGCGGGAGATCTCCTTTCATATCAATCCCGGTGAAACCCTCGGCCTGGTCGGCGAATCAGGCTCGGGAAAGTCTGCCACCTCGTTGGCTATCCTTCGGCTTCTTGCTCCATCTGCGCGAGCCACCGGGAGCATTACGTTTGCGGGTGAATCGCTGCTGGACCTCCCGGAGAACTCCATGCGGCGTCATCGCGGCAGCAGTATCGCCATGATCTTTCAGGAGCCCATGACCGCGCTGAACCCGTCCATGCGCATCGGCGCACAGATCGCCGAAGCCCTCGAGGCGCACCACCCGGAGATCTCTACCAGCTCCGTCCGTCAGAAAGTTATCGATGCGATGCGCGAGGTCGGCCTACCCGATCCTGAGGGCCGTCTGCGCGACTATCCTCACCAGTTCTCAGGGGGGCAGCGCCAGCGCATCCTAATTGCCATGGCCCTCATCAACCGGCCACGGCTGCTGATCGCCGACGAGCCCACGACGGCACTCGACGTTACAGTTCAAGCACAGATCCTCCACCTGCTCAAAGAGTTGCGCCAGACGCACCAGCTCTCCATGCTCTTCATCTCTCACGATCTGGCAGTCGTCTCCGAGATAGCCGATCGCGTAGCCGTCATGCAGCATGGACAGATCGTCGAGGAGGCCCCCACCGGGACTCTCTTTCGCCACCCGCAACACCCCTATACGCGCAACTTAATTACCGCGGCGCCCACCATGCACACGGACAGGAACCTTCCGTTAGCTACTCCCATAAGATAATTAGAATGAACAATTTACAAAACAGTCTCAATCGACCGACGAGAATGCGCTAAACTACAAAGCTGGTCAACTCCGGTAAATGCGCGCACTTATACTCTCCGATATCCACGCGAATCTCGAAGCCCTGAATGCCGTCCTCGATGCAGCATCTGACTTTGACGCCCTCTGGAACCTGGGAGATGTCGTCGGTTATGGGGCAAGCCCAAATCAAGTTATTGATTTGATTAGACCGAAGTCGCAGCTTACGGTACGCGGCAACCACGATCGTGTCTGTTGCGGCCTGACCTCTGCCCTTGGCTTCAACCCGGTCGCCCGCGCCGCTGCCCATTGGACCCATAACCAACTAACCCCAGCCAACCTGAGCTGGCTCAAAGATTTACCACAGGGACCGCTGAAGCCCGAACAAGCTGAAGTCACCTGTGCTCACGGCTCCCCGCTCAACGAAGACCAGTATATTTTGAACATGCGCGACGCCTGGGCTCCGCTGCAGCAGATGGGCACCAGCATCACTTTCTTCGGTCACACTCACATTCAAGGTGGCTTCTCACAGAAGGGACATGACTGGCACGAGCTACGCCCGCAGCTTCCGCGTATCAACGAGGCATCCTCGTGGACTATGCCCATTCCTCCGGGCACTCGTCATCTGATCAATCCCGGCTCCGTGGGCCAGCCCCGCGACTGCGACTGGCGTGCCGCCTTCGCCATCTACGATTCCGAAGCGGAGATTATTATCTTCCACCGGGTTCCCTACGACATTACCGCTTCGCAAGGTCGCATCTTGATGGCTGGACTACCCGAGCGGTTGGCCGCGCGGCTCACCGAAGGCCGGTAAGCCAGAACGCAAAACGAAATACAGGGGTCTCTCCGCCCCGGTCGAGATGATGTGGTTCCAGGTAGTGGTGCTGGGTCAGCGCTACGCCAGGCTTTGCTCTTCGAGCAGAAGCGCTAGCTCCTCCCACTCTGCCAGACGCTTTGCCCGCTCGCTGCGAAGCTCTTCGAGTTCAGCCGCGGTACGCTGCGACTCCTCAGCCGAGGTAAAGACGCCCATCTTCTCCTCGGCCGCTGCAATCGCGCCTTCGAGACGCGGAATCTCTTCCTCGGCAAATTTCAGCTTGTCTTCCAACTGCCGCAACTTGATCGGGTTCAGCCGCTTCACCGCAGCCTGCGGAGCCTCCACTGCCTTCGGTGCCTCAACTACAGCTATCGGTTCCGGCTCCTTTGTGATCGAGGCGATCACCTTCTCGGGGCCTCCCTGCTTGCGCCAGAGGTAGTCCTCGTAGTTGCCCGGATAGATGTGCACGCGCTTGTCCTCAACCTCGAACACTCGCGTTGCCAGACCGTCGATGAAGTAGCGGTCATGCGAGACGAAGAGGACCGTGCCGGTGAAGTTGCGAATCGCGTCCAGCAGAACGTCCTTCGCGCGCAGGTCGAGGTGGTTGGTCGGCTCGTCGAGGAGCAGCATGTTCGCCGGCGAGACCAGCATCTTGGCCATCGCATAACGATTTCGCTCGCCGCCCGAGAGCACCCCCAGCGGTTTGAAGACGTCCTCGCCCGAGAACATGAAACATCCCAGCAGACTGCGCAGCTCCACTACGGGAACCTTGGGCGCAATACCGGCGATGTCGTCGAGCATCTTTGCCTTGGGGTCAAGCACCTTGTACTGGTCCTGCGCGAAATAGTCAGCCAGCACATTATGGCCCAGCTTGATCTCGCCGCTGGTGGGCGGCTCGAGTCCAGCCAGCATTCGAATCAGCGTTGACTTCCCTGCACCATTCGCGCCGACCAGCGCGATGCGGTCGCCACGGTCGATGGTAAAGCTCACATCTTCCAGCACATGCTTCGGCTCGTAGTTCTTGGTCAGGTGCGAGACTTCGATCACCGTTCGGCCTGAGGCGGGAGGCTGCGGAATTGTAAAGTGAATCGTCGCCTCTTCTTCCGGCACCTCGATCCGCTCGATCTTCTCCAGTTCCTTGATGCGCGACTGTACCTGCTTGGCCTTGGTCGCCTGATAACGGAACCGATTGATGAACGCCTCCAGCGCTTCGATGCGGTCGCGCTGGTTCTTGTACGCGGACATCAATTGAGTACGGCGTTCTTCCTTCTGGGTCAGATACTTCTCATAGTTGCCGTGGTAGGTCTGCATCCGCTTGTTCCAGATCTCGACCGTCTTGTTGACGGTGACGTCGAGAAAGTAGCGGTCGTGCGAGATCAGAATGAATGCATTCGGATAGTCATGCAGATAATTCTCGAGCCAGTTGCGCGATTCGAGGTCCAGATGGTTGGTCGGCTCATCCAACAGCAGAAGCGAAGGCTTCTGCAACAACAGCTTAGCCAGCGCGATGCGCATCTGCCAGCCGCCTGAAAACTCCTCGGTGTTGCGCTCCCAATCTTCTTTGCTGAAGCCGAGGCCGCCCAGCACCGCGCCTACCTGCGCGTCGAGCGTGTAAATATCGTGTACATGCAACTGGTCGGCGATGTCGGAGTAGCGCTCGGCGGCGACGGCGTACTCCTTCGACTTGGGATCAGCCTCGGAGAGCGTGTGCGTCAACGCCGTCGATTCTGCCTCCAGCGCGTGGAGATGATCGAAGACGGAGAGGCATTCGGCAAAGACGGTCTTGCCGCGCAGGGCGAGCCCATCCTGCGGCAGATAGCCGAGGGTCATGCCTTTGACGCGGGTGAGCGCGCCGTAGTCCAGCGATTCGACACCGGCCAGAATCTTCAACAACGTCGATTTGCCGGTGCCGTTGCCGCCCACCAGGCCAGTGCGCTCGTCCGGCGTAATCAGCCAGTTGGCGTCTTCAAAGAGTAGTTTGGGGCCGAATCGTTTACCGGCAGCGGAAAGTTGGAGCATCAACTTCTATTTTCGCATTGAATATGCGGGCGTCCTCAACGGCATGCCGGGCGGCGGGAGCAAAGGCGAAATACAGGGATCTCTCCACTACGCTGCGCTCCGGTCGAGATGACGAGGTTTTGACGAAGAGGTCACCCTGTTCGCTCTGCTTGAACCATATTCGGTGCAATAAACTTTCCAGGCTGCAACGCTGTCAGATAGCCTGCGTACACTCTCTCGAAGACCGCGTCCCAGCTACATCTGAGGGCGTATGCGCGAGCGTTGCAACGCATGTCCTGCAATAGGGGGCAATCCTGCATCAGCCTTGCGATGGTGGAGGCAAAGGCTTCATCAGCGACAATAAATCCTGTCTTCCCTTCACTTACGATGAACTTCGGACCTCCGTCTCCGGTTACGATCGCGGGCACGCCGCTGGCCAGAGCCTCCAGCACGACGTTGCCAAAGGTATCGGTGTGTGAAGGAAAGACCAACAGGTCCATGTCGGCATAGGCTTGCGCCAGCTCCGTGCCGCGCAGCACACCGGCAAAGTCGGCCTGCGTCAACGATGCCCGCAACGATGCTTCTTCGCTGCCATGCCCCACGATCATGAAGCGAACATCGGTCAGCCCCATAGCGCTCAACTCGCGTTCGATGCGGATCAGCAGAGCTACATTCTTCTCGATGGAAAGCCGCCCGACGTAGCCGAGGACGAAGCTGCCATCGTTGTCTTTGCGGCTCCTTCGCGACGGCGAGAACAGACTTGTATCGACGCCCCTCTGCATCAGGCGGCATGGCCTGCCGGTTGCGTCTTCGAGCAGCCTGCAAAGCTCTTCGTTAGGAGCAAACAGTATCTTTGCCAGACGGTAGAACCGCGATGTCGCTCGAAGCGCCCCAGCCTCGATGCTTCGCTCTGTCGCGAGCCCCTGCTTCTCGGAGAGATACTGCGTCAGCCAGTTCATGCGCCGCCCGGCATACTCATGGACGTTTGTATGCCACGACGCAGCCAGGGGAATATTGAGCTTCCACGCAAAGTAGGCGCCCAGCATTCCCAGTTCGCTCGGCCCGGTGATGTGAATTACATCGGGCCGAAAGCGCTCCAATTCGCGGCGGATCACCCCCGCATGACGCCAGAACAGCGCATCGAACGCAAGGTCCTTCTCGATGCCGACGGAGGCCCAGCCCCGGCCCAGCTCAAGCGTTCGCAGCTCTCCTGCCTGCTCGAGGGCCTGGCCTCTGTCGCCTGCACGCACGCAGAGGAAGGGCAGGTTCTGTCGTTCCGCAAACGCCACGAAGTTGCGGCTGGTATGCGCAACTCCGTTGACCTCGTGAAACGAATCGGGAAAGTAGGCAACACGCGGCACACGCATCGCTCCTCAGACTATGCTCAGGCGTCGAGCTTCGCCAGAGCAGCGCGCATCTCTCCCGCATCGTTCCAGGCGATTCGCAGGCCGCCGGAGAGCGGAGCCTGTCCCATGAGCCGCACCGCACTCAGCACGCTGCGGAGATACAGAGGAGCGTGTCCCGTCGTCCACAGCTCGGAGAGCGGCCGCATGACGCCCCGGCTGTCGGGGTGATACACGCGCTGGTCCCAGCGGCGAGAGCCTTCGGGAAAGTGCGGGTAGTCGCGAATGGCATCGAGCGTCGATTGCAGGATTCTGTGCTTCCATGGCTCCGCATACTGCGGCATGAAGAGCACATGGCTCTGCCGCTCGCGCCGCACCTCATGAACAAACTCGGTAAAGCTGCCAGCACGGGTCAGGTTGATGTTGGCGTTGGGCTCGATACCGTGCCGGTCGCCGCCGCTGATGACGAGTTGGTTCCACTTTCTGGCCAGATCCGATACCTGCCGGTTCTCCTTCCAGTCGCGAAGGCCGTTTAGCTCGAGTGCATGAACATACTGCCCATTGACGGCGAGAAACTCGTTGACCAGAACGTTATGCCGCTCGTTACCGATGCGATAGAGGTCCCAGATGGGATGGTTGAAGACGATCAGCACGCCCGGAAGCTCGTCGAGCTCGGCCAGGGTCTCTTTCAACAGATTGGGCTGGCGCGTCTCGACGGGAATGGCGGTAAATGCCTTTAATCGCTCCATCCACTTCGCTGCCGTGGCGCTGGGCAGGTTATGGATGCCAAGATGAAACGCCGTCTGGCCAAAGGGCACCGTCCATTCCACAGAGACGGGGATGTGACGCGATGAGGGCACAGACCTTAGCAGCATGGGCGCCTGAATGTCGTCGTGGTCGGTGAGCGAGACCAGCCCCGGCATCTGCAGGCGGTCTTCGATCTGGCTGCGCTCGAGGTCAAAGGCAAGGCTGGGCGTCAGCGGCGGCGTCCAATAGCTGTGGGCGTAGTCAGGCCGGATCCCTGCAAGGCGCTGGCAGCGGTCTTCGCACCAGCGCATCAGCGGTTGAAGGATGCCCCAGTTCTTCGAGAGCTCGGCGATGAAGTCCAGCGTCTCCTGCGACTGATTGGTGTGGCTGTGCAGAGACACGCCTGTCGTGAAACTTTTTGCCGCTTCCGGTTCCCGCCAAAGGTACGAGATACTCGACTGGCTCATGGCTCCCCTCCTGTTTCAGCTTCTTGCCAGCAAGGATAGGGATGCTGTGTGACGCAGCCATGACTGCACCGAGAATGGAGCTTCAATTTTTGTAAATTCAGTAACTAGAGAGGTTACCGACTTTACCTTGTCTTGGTAATGTCAGGGCCGAGCATCTCCTGCGCGTTCGGCGCGGGTTCGCTGGGGACGCGCTCATGTTCGCGCAGCCTCTGTTCCCGCTCGTAAGCCGATTCAAGGTGATTTTCCGTCAGGCCTTGCTTGAGGATAGCAAAGGCCTCCTCCGGCGTGTCCGCAAACTGAAACAGGTCGAGATCAGAGACTGCGATGGCTCCCTTTTCGGCAAGCGTCTCGAGGCTGATAACACTCTTCCAGTACTTTGAGCCGTAGACGACGACGGTGATCTTTTTGGCCAGCTTTTTGGTCTGCGCCAGCGTCAGCAGCTCGAACATCTCGTCGAGGGTGCCGAAGCCGCCGGGGAAGACCACCAGGGCCTTGGCCAAGTAGGCAAACCAGTACTTGCGCATGAAGAAGTAGTGGAAGTCGAAGTTGAGCGCCGGGGTAATGTAGGGGTTTGGATGCTGCTCGAAGGGAAGCTTGATGTTCAGTCCGATGGTCTTGCAGCCGGCCTCGTAGGCTCCACGGTTAGCTGCTTCCATAATTCCGGGGCCTCCGCCTGAGGTCACGACAAAGCGGTGGCGGGGGCCGGGCAGAGTCTGCGCCCAGCTTGCAACCAGGTTTGCCAGCTTGCGGGCATCTTCGTAGTAGGCGGCCATCTCCACGGCTGCTTCGGCGAGACGAAGCTTCAGAGCGCTGGCCTCTCCGCTTTCGATCTCCTCGGGGCTGGCAGGCTGTTCATGTTCTGGTGCGGGCTGGGCGGAGCCGGTGTTCTCGAGCAGCTCCAATGCGGAGCTGGCAACATCGAGGGCACGGAAGCGGGCAGAGCCGAAGAAGACGACGGTGTCCTGGATGCGCTCGCGGCGGAAGCGGGCCATGGGTTCCTGGTATTCGGCGATGATACGCAGCATGCGGCCGTCGGGCGAGTTCAGAAAGTCGCTGTTTTCGTAGGCGAGCGGGGCTTGTTCCAGTTCTTTCGGAGTTTCCATGGGTTTATTTTGCCAGGCCTTTGCTATTTTCCTTTATCCGCGATAGTCGCGGTAGTGAACTGCCTCGGAGATGCCGATCCAGATATCGAGCAGGCCAATGCCGGAGATGACGCCACGAACAGCTCCGTTGTGCAGGATGGCGGAAAGTGGAGGATGAGCCTGAATGAACAGGTTATGGTCCCAGATCCGTGTCCACCACGGCAGCAGCATGACGAGCACACCGAGGTATACGCAGAACAGCACCAGCACAAAGAGCGATAAACGCTGCAGCCAGATCGGCGCAGATCTTCTGCCTGCCTGCCCGCTGGTCTCTACCGTGGAATTTACTGGCGGTTCAGAACTCGGAAAAAGTTGTTGTTCTCCAGACATCTAACTCCCAGAATTGACAGTAGCAGAGCGCTCCCCGGTTGTCTCTTTTGAGTGGCGGGAGCGGTAGCCTTAAGGGTACCCCTTTTAAAGCGACACCATTAATAACGAAGCTGCCCGATATAGACGGTGTAGGGCGGAATCGTCATCGAATCCAGACTCATAGGGCCCATACCGTTGTCGGAACGAAGCAGGGTGCGCAGGAAGTTGCCCTTGAGGTGGAGCTTCTGCATATCGTCTTTAAGAGAGACATGTGCCGGTTGCGCTGAGAGATTGCAGACCACAACGACCGCCGGATTCTTGAGCGACGCATCGGACGGCTTGTGCACCCAGGCGAGAACGTTTTGGGCATCGTGGTCGAAGATGATGGCAGGCGCGGAGTTAAGCGTCTGGTTGCTGTGGTGAAGAGCGGCGAGCTGGCGGTACCAGCTCAGGAGCGACGCCGGGTTGGAATCCTGCGCTGCCACGCTGACTGGATCGTTGACCACGGCAGGATGGACGGGTCGCCGGGTACGATCGGAGGCTGGCGGGATAGGAGTTCCCCACTGCATGGTGGGTCCGGCGAGACCGATCTCCTGGCCGAAGTAGATCAGGGAAGAGGCGCGGTTGGCGAGCAGAAGAGCGGCGAGGACCTTACCTTGATCGAGAGCGTGCTGGGGATCGCCGAAGCGGGTCGCGCTGCGAGTGATCTCGGGGCCATCGGTGGCGAGCAAAAGAGCATTGGAGTTGGACAGAAAGGCTTCGACCGCAGGGCGGAGGGTCGCGGCGTTGAACTGAGTGAGCTTGGTAAGGCTGGGGTTGAGCAGGAGCTGCGGCTGCTGGTGGCTATTGGAGGGATAGAGGTCGCCGATGACGATGCGCTCGCCGATGTAGGAGCCGGTGATCTTGCGGAGCTGGTCTGCCTGTTGCGGGTCAGCAATGCGGAAGCCGGCAAGCCCGCGGTTGAGCCAAAGCCGTGCGAGGCTGTTGAGATCCGTACCTGCAGGTGGCGTACCTAAGTCGAGCAGGATGCGCATGTTGCGGCTGCTTGCCTCACGGCTGAGATCGTCAAGGTCGTCGAGCGTGCCGAGTGCCGGATCGAGCGATTGGGGGTGGGTGGCGTCGGGTGCAATGTGAGTGAGCAGGATGGCATCGGCGCCGAGGGAGCGAATGTAGTCGAGACGCTGGGCGACGCCGTGAAGCCCGGTCGAGGAGAAGCTGTGGGGGTCGATCTCGTAGATGATCGAATGTTTCCACCATGCCTCGGATTTTTCACCAAAACCAGCCCAGCCGGGGCGGGCGAGCATCTGTGCTGAAGCGGAGAGAGTGACGATGCAGGCAAGCGAGAGGGCCAGGAGAGCTTTGGTTCGGTTAGTCGGCATGTTAATGAGATGCTACCGCGA
It encodes the following:
- a CDS encoding NAD-dependent epimerase/dehydratase family protein, translated to MGKIALFGAAGAIGKSIADALRAKGESYRVVGRSRERLVEAFGSDPKAEIVTWDPADAASVRAAARGMDTLIYLVGVPYNHFELHPVTMRQTLDGAIAEGVKRIVLIGTVYPYGVPVTEKVNEEHPRNPPTYKGKMRKEQEDLLLAAHASGKIQATVLRLPDFYGPGVESSFLDGMFKAVANGKTADMVGPIDTPHEFVFVPDVGAVVLALADKPEAYGRWWNLAGAGVTTQRKMAEQAFALVGRKPKIRVIGKLGLRLIGLFQPIMKELVEMHYLQTTPVLMDDSALIGLLGDVHKTPYAEGVRLSVESYQAASAKE
- a CDS encoding ATP-binding cassette domain-containing protein, with protein sequence MSSAPLLDVRNLSIAFGKHTAVREISFHINPGETLGLVGESGSGKSATSLAILRLLAPSARATGSITFAGESLLDLPENSMRRHRGSSIAMIFQEPMTALNPSMRIGAQIAEALEAHHPEISTSSVRQKVIDAMREVGLPDPEGRLRDYPHQFSGGQRQRILIAMALINRPRLLIADEPTTALDVTVQAQILHLLKELRQTHQLSMLFISHDLAVVSEIADRVAVMQHGQIVEEAPTGTLFRHPQHPYTRNLITAAPTMHTDRNLPLATPIR
- a CDS encoding metallophosphoesterase family protein, which produces MRALILSDIHANLEALNAVLDAASDFDALWNLGDVVGYGASPNQVIDLIRPKSQLTVRGNHDRVCCGLTSALGFNPVARAAAHWTHNQLTPANLSWLKDLPQGPLKPEQAEVTCAHGSPLNEDQYILNMRDAWAPLQQMGTSITFFGHTHIQGGFSQKGHDWHELRPQLPRINEASSWTMPIPPGTRHLINPGSVGQPRDCDWRAAFAIYDSEAEIIIFHRVPYDITASQGRILMAGLPERLAARLTEGR
- the abc-f gene encoding ribosomal protection-like ABC-F family protein, whose translation is MLQLSAAGKRFGPKLLFEDANWLITPDERTGLVGGNGTGKSTLLKILAGVESLDYGALTRVKGMTLGYLPQDGLALRGKTVFAECLSVFDHLHALEAESTALTHTLSEADPKSKEYAVAAERYSDIADQLHVHDIYTLDAQVGAVLGGLGFSKEDWERNTEEFSGGWQMRIALAKLLLQKPSLLLLDEPTNHLDLESRNWLENYLHDYPNAFILISHDRYFLDVTVNKTVEIWNKRMQTYHGNYEKYLTQKEERRTQLMSAYKNQRDRIEALEAFINRFRYQATKAKQVQSRIKELEKIERIEVPEEEATIHFTIPQPPASGRTVIEVSHLTKNYEPKHVLEDVSFTIDRGDRIALVGANGAGKSTLIRMLAGLEPPTSGEIKLGHNVLADYFAQDQYKVLDPKAKMLDDIAGIAPKVPVVELRSLLGCFMFSGEDVFKPLGVLSGGERNRYAMAKMLVSPANMLLLDEPTNHLDLRAKDVLLDAIRNFTGTVLFVSHDRYFIDGLATRVFEVEDKRVHIYPGNYEDYLWRKQGGPEKVIASITKEPEPIAVVEAPKAVEAPQAAVKRLNPIKLRQLEDKLKFAEEEIPRLEGAIAAAEEKMGVFTSAEESQRTAAELEELRSERAKRLAEWEELALLLEEQSLA
- a CDS encoding glycosyltransferase translates to MRVPRVAYFPDSFHEVNGVAHTSRNFVAFAERQNLPFLCVRAGDRGQALEQAGELRTLELGRGWASVGIEKDLAFDALFWRHAGVIRRELERFRPDVIHITGPSELGMLGAYFAWKLNIPLAASWHTNVHEYAGRRMNWLTQYLSEKQGLATERSIEAGALRATSRFYRLAKILFAPNEELCRLLEDATGRPCRLMQRGVDTSLFSPSRRSRKDNDGSFVLGYVGRLSIEKNVALLIRIERELSAMGLTDVRFMIVGHGSEEASLRASLTQADFAGVLRGTELAQAYADMDLLVFPSHTDTFGNVVLEALASGVPAIVTGDGGPKFIVSEGKTGFIVADEAFASTIARLMQDCPLLQDMRCNARAYALRCSWDAVFERVYAGYLTALQPGKFIAPNMVQAERTG
- a CDS encoding PHP domain-containing protein, yielding MSQSSISYLWREPEAAKSFTTGVSLHSHTNQSQETLDFIAELSKNWGILQPLMRWCEDRCQRLAGIRPDYAHSYWTPPLTPSLAFDLERSQIEDRLQMPGLVSLTDHDDIQAPMLLRSVPSSRHIPVSVEWTVPFGQTAFHLGIHNLPSATAAKWMERLKAFTAIPVETRQPNLLKETLAELDELPGVLIVFNHPIWDLYRIGNERHNVLVNEFLAVNGQYVHALELNGLRDWKENRQVSDLARKWNQLVISGGDRHGIEPNANINLTRAGSFTEFVHEVRRERQSHVLFMPQYAEPWKHRILQSTLDAIRDYPHFPEGSRRWDQRVYHPDSRGVMRPLSELWTTGHAPLYLRSVLSAVRLMGQAPLSGGLRIAWNDAGEMRAALAKLDA
- a CDS encoding LOG family protein — translated: METPKELEQAPLAYENSDFLNSPDGRMLRIIAEYQEPMARFRRERIQDTVVFFGSARFRALDVASSALELLENTGSAQPAPEHEQPASPEEIESGEASALKLRLAEAAVEMAAYYEDARKLANLVASWAQTLPGPRHRFVVTSGGGPGIMEAANRGAYEAGCKTIGLNIKLPFEQHPNPYITPALNFDFHYFFMRKYWFAYLAKALVVFPGGFGTLDEMFELLTLAQTKKLAKKITVVVYGSKYWKSVISLETLAEKGAIAVSDLDLFQFADTPEEAFAILKQGLTENHLESAYEREQRLREHERVPSEPAPNAQEMLGPDITKTR
- a CDS encoding alpha-amylase family glycosyl hydrolase — encoded protein: MPTNRTKALLALSLACIVTLSASAQMLARPGWAGFGEKSEAWWKHSIIYEIDPHSFSSTGLHGVAQRLDYIRSLGADAILLTHIAPDATHPQSLDPALGTLDDLDDLSREASSRNMRILLDLGTPPAGTDLNSLARLWLNRGLAGFRIADPQQADQLRKITGSYIGERIVIGDLYPSNSHQQPQLLLNPSLTKLTQFNAATLRPAVEAFLSNSNALLLATDGPEITRSATRFGDPQHALDQGKVLAALLLANRASSLIYFGQEIGLAGPTMQWGTPIPPASDRTRRPVHPAVVNDPVSVAAQDSNPASLLSWYRQLAALHHSNQTLNSAPAIIFDHDAQNVLAWVHKPSDASLKNPAVVVVCNLSAQPAHVSLKDDMQKLHLKGNFLRTLLRSDNGMGPMSLDSMTIPPYTVYIGQLRY